The nucleotide window TTTCGTTTCGATTCTTTGGTTGGTTGTTATACTAGCAGTTGACAAGGGAAGAAAGTGAGTTGGGCCACCCTAGGGCGGCCTGTTGCAGGCTCGGCTCGTTTGATAAATAAGCCGGGCTTGGGCCTATGCTGAAGCCCATTATGCCCAACGGGCCATACCCGAGCTTGAAAGAGtccggcccttagacccttggGTCTAAGGGCCggactaaagacaccccaatttgagttgaccatcccttgtaaaactcagttgacggggtgtctttagtaaaaagtggggtgtgactaaagttttccataCAACATATTTATATTATTCTATAGTTAAAAGTCCAAGCCCACTTTCATCACAATACTCCAATATTTGATGGGCTCATTATAGATGAAAAGGCAAATAGCTCGCTTTTACCCCAAGCCTCTTGTTAACCTAATCGACAATTATGTCTCTGCTGCTGTTGGAGTTTTCATCCCAAGCCTTTGCCTCACAACTCGACGTTCATCTCCTTCAGTAATTTCTGTATTGGTCGCAAGTTAGGGATTTTTATTTGATTGGTTTAGTCATGTGCAGTTTTCATGGCTACTGgtgtgttgtttttttcttttaaacctTGTAGATTGGGGGAATTTGACTCTCTATAATTTGGCTTGAAATCTGGGTGACCAAGAGGAAGAGGTTTGCATATTCATGAGACGGACCCATTGATTTTTTAGGCCCTATCGAGCTCGGGCCTCAATAAAAAAAGGGTCGGGCCTAGGACCTATCAAATTCCGACCCATTTTCATCCCTAACAATTGTGTTGTTGTTGGTGTGTTTCGAGGATGTCTGGGAGGTGATATTACACGAGTCACGAGCATGATAAAAACAGGCAACAAATCATTTTAAATAAGCATGCGATCTAACACTTCTTATGTTGGGTTTTGTTCCTCGAGTTGAATGAGCTTTTTTGCTTTGAACTTTCAGGCATATGATCCACTTGATCATGATTTTGGGATTGGGCCTTGTCGTTCCTCATGTTGTTAGTTTCATATtgctaaaaaaaaatagtacagCAAGAAACTCAGCACAGTTTTGGACCTTTAGGAAAGTAACTCTATAATATAAAGAGAGTGAATCAAGCAAATTAATTTAACAAAAATCGAagatatctttttttttgaaatatcatagAGAATTAAAAAGAATTTTAGATACACAAATGTCTAATACAATCGATTGCAGACAAAGCCAACTTTCATTGATAAAGATACCCCTCCTTTAGTTGGTGGCTCGTTTATTATCTTGGATTTATGGTAATGGGATAGGTGGAAGAGAATTTTATTCATTCTTTTTAAGCACACTCTAAAATGGGAAAATTTGTATCCCATTTTCCCTCTTTGGCACTTGGATTTATGGTAATGGGTTAGGTGGAAGATAATTTTATTCATTCTTTTTAAGCACActctaaaatagaaaaatttGTTTCCCATTTTACCTCTTTGGCACAGTTGCCTATATTGCAGTGTAACCAAATAAAAAACGTTAACTTGTACTACATTTTACTACAAGTAGAAAACGTACTGTCAGTCTTCCTACAAAACCCGCAACACTCTCCTTTATTAATGACCCTCCTCAATTGTTTTCACCACAGCACCAACAACACACTTTCaggtagagagagaaactatagagagagagaaagtcatGGATGGAATGCATGATCATGGTATGGGTGATATGGGTATGGGTATGGGTATGGACGACATGACGCACATGACCTTCTTTTGGGGGAAGAATGCAGAGGTACTGTTCAAAGGATGGCCTGGACACAGTTCTGGCATGTACGCACTGTCCTTGATAGTGGTCTTTGTTTTGGCTATTATTGTTGAGTGGCTCTCTCACTGTCAGTTAATCAAGGCCGATACGAACCATGTCTCTGCCGGGTTGCTTAAGACCGTGATGCATGCTTTGAGGGTTGGTGTTTCTCTGGTGTTGATGTTGGCGGTCATGTCTTTCAACGTTGGTGTGTTCTTAGCCGCCCTGGTCGGTCATACTGTGGGGTTCTTGCTCTTTGGGAGTGGGATTTTCAAGAAATCAGACACTATTCCTCATAAAGTTTCTGATCTTCCTCCAATGAGTTGTTGATTGATGAATAATTCATCTCTGTTTCCAGGAATTAGTCaacttttcatattttatacatCCTTAATCAGTTATGTTTTTGGGTGGTAACTATGATGTTCGTTTCGTAAAAATAGACAGTTTTGTGGTAATTTTTGTTTGGTTCTCAGTTCTCGCATAAGGAGAAGATATTGGTTGCTCCACCCGCTAGATGCATCATTTTTGGAgggaaagaaataaataaaaatgtatatggtggaataaaataataaaaaatgtgtTTGGCATCGCGGTGTCCAAAcacaagttttttctttttcaattttgtgcCCAATCAATTTTAGTATTCAATTTATAttctttcaaaaataaattgatattaataaaaaatattcaattttacaTTCACCTCACTACATTATTTCTAATCGCAAGTTAAATAATTTTATCAACGCAATTCACATTGTTATAGGAGAACTAAAAAGACTCCCAAACAAACCGGTTAAATTGAATATTCTCGAGTAGAGATTAAAACCCTAGTGAGTGACATGAAGAATCTTCGAACTTAAGTACAAACGTAATGGAAATTTGAATTCGAATTCAAAGAATCTTCATACAAATTCGATCAAATTTGTAATTTCTGATTCAGTGATCAGTGTTCTTTAAACATGATACTTCAACATCAACCGCAAGGACCATGCCCTGATAGTTCAACATGATAGTTCATGCATGTGGACTTTGGTATTTCTGATTCAGTGAAGAGCATAGTGTTCTTTAATTAAAACATGATGATTCGACATGACTAAGTCGGCTACAATCATGCATTCTCTAAGCCTATCTGGCCTTAAAACATGGACCCTGGTCTGCCCTACTGGCCCAATACCAATCAACAATGAACAAGCAATAGCATTTTTAGCCAGTCcactttccttttgtttttttttttttaaatcagaaCTTTATTaatgagaaagaaataaaaaaaaaaacctcaccaCCAACCCAAAAGCAGCTAACAACAATAACACAAGACCCCAACCTGACtgaacaacaaaagaaagaagcagATCTTCAACAATGCAGCGGCAGAATGAAAAGAACCAGCCAAAGGAAAGAAGCAGTTGTTGTCTGCCATTTTTGTCCCAAGTCAACTAGTTTTTACTTGTGCTCCCCACTAGGTCTAGGTCTCGGTATCGAGCCGGTCCAGCCCAAAAATTTAGGGTTCAAGTTCATATTGACCATTCGAGTTTCAAGCCGAACTTGGGACAAAAATGGTAACCCAAGTTCCAGCCTTGGCCCGAATGATTCGGACTTCGGGGCTATTTGTTCTACAACACGTAGCAATTGCTTAATACTAACAACATAGTACTTATAGCAGGAAACAGATCACAAATGTAGATCTTCTAGTGATGCGACAGCAAGCCATATTAGACCAAGCAAGTGAAGTGAATGTGTAGCTAGATGAACTGAACTTtgtgccttttcctaggcttctCAGCTTAACCTGGCCTTTGTTAGATGTTGATGGTGTTTATCAAGAAAAAGATGGAGTAAAATGGGCTTTTGGCTGCCCGGTTGACTTCTTAAATAAACACGCTATCTAAACTTGACGACAAACACTTGTCCTATGCTGGGCCTAATGGGTTTTCTTCCTCGAGTTGAATAGGCTTTTTCATGGAATTTTAGTCACACCCTAATGTTTACTAAAGATATCCCTTGTTAAGTGTAACCCATAAAATTTTAGATTTTTACAAATACACCAAAAGTACCTAAAAACTAAGATATTTTATAAGTGCACCGTAAGACTAAAAACATAGCAAAAACAGGGGTTACCAGGCACACTATAAGGATTTACTACCAAGACTGGTTGACTCCTTGTCTTCATCTGCTTTATAATGTTACAGGATCCTTGTCATGCATAAAAGGTCATAGCACATGCCCTGTAAGTTCACTTTAGCTACAACACATgccttttgagttttttttttgtaatttttgcttGGATTAGTATCACGATTGTCTATAACTTCATCGTACACGGGTTTTGATCTTCTGCAAcatgatttcctttgtttcaaaGTTTCATTTGTTTCGAATCTTGCACTCTGCACCTTATTTGTCCAGTTGAATGACATCTTTAGTTATACACCTTTTCGTCTCTGATTAGGAAGTTGATAGTAGATTTGAACCTAAAGGATGATGTCTTTGGGGATTATACTGAAAAGTTTGCCGATGTGAGGATCCTCAGCAAGCAAAGCTGCTGTAGATCCAGATGCAGTGTTTTATCATCACTTCTTCTATTCTATTCGTTCAAATTCTTCTTTCATTACTCCTCATTGTTTTCTACCTTTTTTTCCTGCATCACTAGCTTATCGCAATTTTTTTTGGTCAGAAAATGACCGTTAGATCATTGAAAACCATtatgttgctgttgttgttttTCCATCATTTGAACCATACGTTCCTGGAAAAGGTGTCCTGCAATTGGAGTTCAGCTGTGATATAATGGCTACGAAGCATATATAATAGTAGTATGGATCTATGGATGGCAATCTCATGATGCATGGGATTGTAATTTTTATACTGACTTTTAGCCATTGTATGTCTTAAGCTTGAATGATATTCAAACTCTCTCTCTTAtgcttttatcttcttttcttcattctcatctccattttttttcttaaaagacCTGAAACATACAACATTAAATCAGTATTTTATATCATGGTATCGGAACAAAAAATTCATGGTGTTGATCCACTAGTCATTACATCAATGTCCACAATCATAGCTGAGGCCATAAACTTTATGATACTTTACCTCCATTGATTTCTAACATTCCTTCTACAACATTATCGTATGAAGGGAGTTCACATACAATATTTTCTGCATCACAAAATCCTACCACTTCACTTCACAATCTATTTTACCCAACCCACCACCCATCTTCTCCACCTTCCCTGCTATCACCACTCATCAATACTCTACTCAACCTGTGATGCATAACTCAACTCCTACATAGAATCCATTTTCAAATCCTTATAATTTCCCATCCACAGATTTTTCAATACAGGCGGCCATGGAATTTTATCTGTTTTATATGCATCGTCAGGTCAGTTACAACTCCAATGAACACCAACCAGTGTGTTCATAAATCAGGTTATACCCTGTTTTAACTTCCTCCTGGGGCAACCCCTCTGTTCATgttcatatataataatagTTTCAGTGATACAAAATAGTTGAAATctaaaaaaataccaaaatccTGGTCTGATTAGAGACTGCAAATCTTACATTGCAAATTCACATAACACACGACCCTTCATTACAACTTCATGCATCTCCAAACTACAATCACACATCCACAGACAAAACATTTATTTCATTATACTGCTTTGTGCTTACATAGAGTTCTATACGACGCCGTTTCTAATCTCAGCCAGAGATTTCAATAGCCTTGACATCGGGTCTCTTCACTTCCTCTTTAGGCACTGTTACCGTGAGGATACCGTTCTCTATTGAAGCCTTAACCCCTTCCAACTTGGCATTCTCCGGCAACCTAAACCTCCTCACAAACTTGCCACTGCTGCGCTCCACACGGTGCCAAGTGTCGTTCTTGTCCTCCTTCTCCACGCTCTTCTCTCCGCTGATCTGAAGCACTCTGTCATCCTCGATCTCCACCTTTACTTCCTCTTTCTTCAGCCCCGGCAGGTCTGCCTTGAACACGTGGACCTCCGGCGTCTCCTTCCAGTCTACCCGAGTGTTTACGAATGCCGAATTCTCGCGAGAAAGAGAAGTGGAAGGGAAAGTAAAGTCTTTGAAGGGATCCCAAACGTCGGGAGAGAAGGGGTCGAAGACGCTGCTTCGTCGATTGTTGAAGAAGCTTGGAATCAAAGACATTATTGCACAACCAATTGAACCCTAATTGATCTCAACTTTGCACGATTTCTAACTCAAATGTCACTGCTGCGAGAAGACAGGAGTACAGGCGGATTTATAGGATGCAGGGGAGCACTCTAGTAGCTTCACGAAAGACCGATTTGGGGGTTGCCGAGAGTCGAACTCATCGTTGAAAGGTCACTGTTTCAGAATTGATTAAGGAACTCTCTGATCACTTTCtgaatcttctttcttttggatTTATTTTCTTGGTAAATTCTGGACTCGATTTTTACAGGTTCATGGGGGATTGGGCTTCTTTAATCATGAAATGCCCCTATTTCGTTTCATGGCTCAACAATTAACCAGTTTTATATTGGGCTTTTTTAATCATGAAATGTCCCTATTTTTTCTCGTGGCCCAATTACGAGATTTTCTCCCAGGGATACTATTGAACTCAATCTGCTCGTTCTTTGACTTCTTTCAAGCCAAGGAATGTTGGAATTCTTGTTTTAGtatagttttttgttttcttttgtaagCTAGCTTTTCTGTAGACACAATTGGGGCAATCGCCTGGTTGGTTATCTTTCCAAGCTTAAGGATTAAAGGTGTCTAAGGTCGGGAGTTCAAAACTAATTGGGATATTTTACGAGAGTTCCTTGGTTTCGAGTTCATATATATGATTTTTGAACTCTTGGTTTCGAGTTCATATATATGATTTTTGAGAAATCATGGAGATCATGGGGGAGTCATCACATATGCTTAACCCACGATTTTTGGAAAAAACTCTCCTTTTAATTGGTCTTTTGGCGAGGGCAAAATAAAGTGCCGAATTTCTTTCTTCTATTGAGACTTCAGGGTCTCTCCTTTTCATCTTTTGCTGGACAATTCTTCTATTCTTTGGTCTTGCCTTGTTGAGTTATCAGAGAGAGTTTCGTTTTGATTATTTGGTTGGTTGTTATACTAACAGTTGTTAGGTAAGAAAGTGAGCTGGGCCACCCTAGGGCGGCTTGTTGCAGGCTCGGCTCGTTTGATAAATAAGCCGAGGTTGGGCCTATGTTGAAGCCCATTATGCCCAACGGGCCATGCCCGAGCTTGAAAGAGTCTGGCCCTCAGACCCGAGGGCctacatatacaatatatttatattattctaTAGTTAAAAGTCCAAGCCCACTTTCATCACAATACTCCAATATTTGATGGGCTCATTCTAGATGAAAATGCAAATAGCCCACTTTTACCCCAAACCTCCTGTGAACCTAATCAACAATTATGTCTCTACTGCTGCTTGAATTTTCATCCCAAGCCTCTGCCTCACAACTCGGCGTTCATCTCCTTTAGTAATTTCTGTATTGGTTGCAAGTTAGGGATTTTTATTTGATTGGTTTAGTCGTGTGCAGTTGTCATGGCTACTGGTGTGTTGTTTTTTCTCTTAAACCTTGTAGATTGGGGAATTTGACTCTATAATTTGGCTTGCGATCTGGGTGACCAAGAGGAAGAGGTTTGCATATTCATGAGACGGGCCCATTGATTTTTTAGGCCCTATCGAGCTCGGGCCTCAATAAGAAAAGGGTCGGGCCAAGGACCTATCAAAGTCTGGCCCATTTTCATCCCTAACAATTGTGTTGTTGTTGGTGTGTTTCGAGGATGTCTGGGAGGTGATATTACGCGAGTTACGAGCACGATAAAAATAGGCAACAAATCACTTTAAATAAGCACGCGATCTAACACTTCCTATGTTGGGTTTTGTTCCTCAAGTTGAATGAGCTTTTTTGCTTTGAACTTTCAGACATATGATCCACTTGATCATGATTTTGGGATTGGGCCTTGTTGTTCCTCATGTTGTTAGTTTCATATtgctaaaaaaaatagtataacAAGAAACTCAGCACAGTTTTGGACCTTTAGGAAAGTAACTCTATAATATAAAGAGAGTGAATCAggcaaattaatttaaaaaaatcgaAGATATcccttttttttgaaataccatagaGAATTATACTTACGG belongs to Tripterygium wilfordii isolate XIE 37 chromosome 2, ASM1340144v1, whole genome shotgun sequence and includes:
- the LOC119979977 gene encoding copper transporter 1-like; translated protein: MDGMHDHGMGDMGMGMGMDDMTHMTFFWGKNAEVLFKGWPGHSSGMYALSLIVVFVLAIIVEWLSHCQLIKADTNHVSAGLLKTVMHALRVGVSLVLMLAVMSFNVGVFLAALVGHTVGFLLFGSGIFKKSDTIPHKVSDLPPMSC
- the LOC120005914 gene encoding 17.3 kDa class I heat shock protein-like, with amino-acid sequence MSLIPSFFNNRRSSVFDPFSPDVWDPFKDFTFPSTSLSRENSAFVNTRVDWKETPEVHVFKADLPGLKKEEVKVEIEDDRVLQISGEKSVEKEDKNDTWHRVERSSGKFVRRFRLPENAKLEGVKASIENGILTVTVPKEEVKRPDVKAIEISG